aaacaaaactgtggcACTTTTCAGTTTGTCCACattcttttgaaagcaaattctaAGCAGTGTCAGGGGAAGTGGGATATGTGATAAGGAACATAAACAATTTCTATTCACCTCTTGAGAGATCCTTGTTCCTGGTGGGTTTAAAGGAAAGCTGGCTTGCCCGCAACAGGAAGTGTGGCAGGTGTCCTCATGCCCGTAAGATGTTGGGAGATGTTGAAGATGTTGGAGGCTGCGGGCCGCAGCCTGCCTCTGCTTATGAGGTAGGAGGCTGTGAGCTCACAAGGGCCGGGccagcatccccagccagcTAGGAGAGCTGCCCATGACCTCATAGAGGGCTATGGCCACATCCAGCTGTAAGAAGGTGGTTTTGAGGTAAAAAACCTACCGATCAGCTTGGGACTTTCCAAAACTCTTTCCCCCAACTCTAGCAATAAGAAAATCAATGGCATTTACTTGCATTGCCAACAGTTATGTACTTGAACTGAGCGTATGCATTCAACTGCTTAGATGCAAGGGAGAGCACCCAGTGGAGCAGAAACAGCTTAGCTCTGTTTCTGCTTGGTAACTGAAACTGTGtcccacaaaataaaaaacaattccTGCCCGTTCTAACCCTTTGACTAGTCATACACTTGGTCCGCCAAAGACGTTGTAACCAGTCTGTGCTAATCAGTCTGCTGACGCTTCTCCTCTAGACTCCCTTGAGCTGCCTCTTGGCATGACAGACGTACGAAGTGAAAAATGTGAGAGGACTATTGTCCACCAAGTCAACAGACACTGCTGGGAGAAAGCAGTTAGGGCTGAGGGAGTACTGGTGTCCCCACTGAGCCCAGTATTGTCATGACAGAAGACCCCAAGCCCTGTGAGGAGCGGCCAGTCTTCAAAGCCTCAGCTATCCCACTCTCCAGTGACATGGTACATGACAGGGATGTGTGTGGCCATAGCGTTCCCATCACACCCATTCAAACATTCTCCCTCTGCTCAGTCTGTTGTTATAGACCAAGGATTAAGAATTAAAACTGTATATGCCTGTTCCAAATAAGAACAGccccaaagaagaaaaagaaactgtaaacCAGTCAAAACCAAAGCTGCTTTCAAACCTGTGTAGAAAGACTGAATGTTTGCAACCAAAATCTGCcctgcagcaatttttttctggtaacAAGAACAATATAAAGGAACAGGCCGAAGGGGTACAAGGTGGGGGTGGCTCTGCTGTGTACACGGTGAGCAAGACTCCCTGGACACTGAGAGCTCCCAAAGTCCTGGCTCTAAGGGTGCTCCTGGGCTGGCCATCTGCTAACTTGGATTTTGTGCAGTTTGCAACTAATGTTGGTGCTAATGCTTGTAGTCTTGCTTTTACCCATCCTGCAATGACCTTTATAAATTCCAAGTTTGCCAACTAAGTTCCCATTATTTGAAAATCTGTAACACTGTGTTGCATGGCACCTCCACTCAGAACAAGTCATCTACAAATCCTGCTCAGAGATCAGGATACATCTGTGCATAGCAAAAACATCCTTCCTACACCTCCCTCCAGCATGTTAATTCTTTAAGCCTGAACCCACACTTTATTGCTTGCCGTCTCCTTATTCACAGTGACACAACTGGTATCCAAGGAGATGTCCCATGTATCTTTATCCTAGTTCTTCACGTGTCTGGGGACTTTTGCTGGGAGAGGAACTTTGGGCAATGAGGCAGAATAGTTCCCACCAAGTGTCCACCAAACTCTGTAAAGCTGGTCACTGGTTTGCTGCCGGGGCTTCCATGGTAGGTGGGCTGCAGGAAAAAGACAAGTAAGAGTAGATCCTGTGGTCCCTGCTGGGACCAAACTAGCTCTCCTGTTCTCTTTGCATGGCCTGAGCTGTTCGATGAATGTCATCCAGTCACTTCTCTTCAGCAGTCCCCTGAAACACCAGCCAGCACACGAGCCTAACAGAGGGCGCAGCGCTGACTTCAGGCCCAACCCAACAAGAAACATACGTAACTACCAGGAACTTCTTCCCCAGCGCTTTGCCTTTATTCCTCACACACAGAGGCTTCTCGCATGCCTCTCAGCTCTACGTTGTCCCACGACAGGGAGGCAGTTTGTACGATCTCCTCAAGAGAGCACAGGGGCCGCAGTGACCAGGTCCACAGGCCTATCTCTTCCGTCCCAGCGTATTTCCACCACCGGCCATACCGGCGTAGCACTCCTCCACCCCACAGGCGCCCTCTCCCCATAGCCCTCCCTCACCGCgtcttccccccgccccagagGCCGGTGGTGCCGGCCGGGAGCCGCCCGCCCTCGCGACCGCTCCGCCGCCTGAGGGGCCGGATCCAACGGCCGCGCCCAACGGCCCACGCCGCTCACGTGATCCTCGACGGGCGCGCGGCGCATCGAgccacgccccctccccccctcccgcTCCCACCCCCGACTCCCCCACCGCCCTCAACCACAGAGAAACCTCCGCGGCGGGGAGAGAAGAGCAGCGGAATCATAGAGTTGGAGATGGCGCGCTAAAGCGCTCACTTCCGGCGGCAGTCGCGCTTTACGGCGGCGCTCCATTCGGTCCTGTTCAAGATGGCGGTGGGACCGCGGCGGCGAGGAGCGCGGGGGTTATAGAGGCCGCTGCAGCGGGAGGGAGCCGGGCCGCCCCGGCCGGGCGGAGGGGTGAGAGAGCGGGATGGGACGGGTCTGGgttgggaggagaagggaagcgAGAAGAAGGCGGTTTGAGCTACcgccttctcttcctccctccgtcgagggaggaggggaggctTTCGTGTGCCTCATGGGAGactttctgcctccttccctaGTGGcccaaaaaaataataaatttcgTGGGTTTCCTCTCCCCATCGGTTGTTAACTTCTTGCATTGAAGCTCCTTGCTTTGTGTCCTAAAAGGATTTGGGATCGATGTTTCagctgtttatttctctttccgCTTTAAGCGTTAGAAATCTGGGAAATGCAGGCTGCAAATGTAACTCCTACTTCTGTTCGGTGAGGTTCCCACCTAAAGAAATAATACTATCTTgcgggaaaaaaaaataaatcagtgtaaTCTTATAAGTAGGAGGTATGTTATTGATGATCACAAATCATAGGGTGCTCTTGCAAACAGCAGGCCAGCTGTGAGCGTAAACTGGTAATATGGGCCATGAGCGGAGCTCTGTAGGCTTTTACTAGTCAGCACATTGAATGTGGTCGGTTCTTGGAGCTTGCGAAGAGCCCCTTTTGTGAGGCTGTGAAGCACTAAATGAGGTATTGTgctcaaatttctttttaggGTGTAAGGGGAGGCCCATCATTTGTGGTTTGAAAGTGGCATCTTCAGTGATTAGGGAAGAAGGATGTACATGGTGACTGTGCAGAGAACTTTGGACTGAGCTTGTGAATACTTTCACTTTGGTCACAATCTATTTGAATGTAGTATGGTGATTAGAAAGCTGCATCCCATTGATTTCCAAATTTCAGAGGGTGTGTTAGATTTTTGGGGTGGAATCTGTTGTGTgttttgtaggggttttttggtggtttgtggtttggtgttttttttttccttcctccagtgGTGTAGAGGTGAAGCTGGGGGGAGATTAGAACTGTGAGAGAGGCAACATCCTTAGCTGTAGTTTTGACACTTATGTAGTTGTCTGTAAGTTGAAGAAATGTCTAAAGATATGGAATAATTCTTTACagaataatcttttattttctgatcatTATAACAGAGCTTGAAATAATACTGAGGGAGGTAGAGAGCATAAGAGCAGTGGTCtatggggaggaggaggaggagaagacatGGATGTGTGTGTAGAACACTTGCTGATGAATACTGGATGCTGGGGAGAGAAATCAAGGACAGCTTAAAAGTCTGAGGAAATTTGTGGGAAACATTTGAAATAGgaatgaaaaggtaaaaatttaAGAGCTCTTATGAGAGTAAATGAAAAGCTAGAATGACTGATacattctgtttttctaaaaggtATGTTTCTCCCTCTGCTGTGCCCCTCCAAAGTGTAAGCAAGAAGCTTCTTGGTTTGAGTCTTGGAATGAATAACAATCTGGTTGATTAGTTAAAGTAGGTACTTAGTAAAGTTGTAGTAAGTAGGTACTTAATTAAATAGTAGTACTTAAAGTAGGGTGATTTTTGATGTGAACATATGAGCTAGTGTTTGAGGACCTTGCATGTATTGAGGTTTTTGAGTGAGCAACCTGCTGAtatgaagaggagaaataagCATACTCAAGCTGCTGGTGCATAGGACCTGAAACCATGTCATCTTTTCCAGGTCTCtccctcattttaaaattttgattttgaggcagaaggaaaagtcAAAATGGGGCGGAGATCTACATCATCCACCAAGAGTGGGAAGTTTATGAATCCCACGGATCAGGCCCGTAAGTATCTATAAAAGATAAGCAGATGGGAATGAGTGGTTGGGGTCCTAGGAAAGCCGATATAAAGCTTTCTCTGACAATAAGATCCTCGTTTGTGAATCAGAACTGAGTTTCCGTAccttgaaaaatattatctcAGTTTTGGCTGGTGGAAAAACTTCCTGAGAAGGCTGCTTGCTTGCatgcagctgcttctctgcagtaTTTACCTCTTAGTTTTTACTGTAGTTATCAATGTTCAAAGGTATTTGTACTTAGCTTAGGCTAAACTGCAAGCGACTTCTTGGGACGTAATTAATCTGTTTGAGGCTAGAATTTGAGGCACACATCAAATTTTGCAAGTGGTCTGGTTAGATGAGGAAGTCGTCTaactgtgtttttccttttggtaaCATGCCTGGTGTTGTCAATGCTAAGCAGATACAGAAAATCCAGACTTCCTTGGTGaatatgctttatttcagaTGTGTATTCAAAgcctgtgtatttttaaagtgcattgTCTGTTGTTGGCTCTATTTTAGCTTCTGGGCAGCAATCATTTCATGACTGCACACATCACTGACTTCTGCTGcctgttgttcttttctgtatagaaacacctctgctgctggagacacAGACTGCtatatctccttttctttcaatataACACACATGAAATAGAAATCTGTTTCATACTATATTTCTCACTCACTGAGAAGATgagtttaaaaattacagtatttgtaAAATGAGTGAACTGTTAAACAGCACTAATCTCGATGAAGGAAAGGTTCTTCAGGGATTTGATTGTCTCTTTCaagttgttattttctctttccctctcctctctaGGGAAGGAAGCTCGGAAAAGGGAGCTAAAGAAGGTAAATAAAGAGATGAGGAATGTTTACATACAGCATTCTCTGTATTATGTATCATGTTTGGGATTGTAATGGACTGTAGCCAATGAATAGACTACAGATGTTTTGGTTGATAAGCTAAGACTGACTTTGGAAAATACTGTCCAAACAAGTAGTTTAAGAAAACATAGACAGAAATCTTGTTTTGAGTAGCCATGTCTCATCATctcctattttttaatttgtgattacagcttttcaaaacattATTGTAAGtacttggaaattaaaaaaagaaaaaacaacaaacaaacaacaaataaacCGTCCAAGACTTACATACTTTTTAGCATGTTTTACTCTATACCTTTTGTCAGTTGGTTATCTTGTTGATTGTATGTGTCTTAATTGGAATGAATGATTTATAGAAGCATTTGTAAATAGCAAGatagtgaaattaaaatttccagaAGTTTTAGTTGCCTTTGCTGCTGATTTGTGCCATGGTTAATATTTGCAGGGCATTTTGAGGcaagttttttttctgcagactgGAAATACTGAGAGGACAGTATTTGGTACAAATGTTTTATCTCTTTCTCCTGTGACACTTTTCTGATCTGCTTGATCTCTGATCATCTTAGAACAAAAAGCAGCGAATGATGGTACGAGCAGCTGTACTGAAGATGAAAGATCCAAAGCAGATTATCCGTGACATGGAGAAATTGGATGAGATGGGTGAGTGAGAGGTACCAGGTGTTGTACTTAGGCAGTGGTTTATGTAGATGCGTAACAGAGTTTTAAGAGATGACTGGGAGACTAAAATACAGtaacctttttcctttcctgttagAAGGGGAGATTCTTGAATAATTGGAGATTGGTTATGATTTTAGGTGATGTGATGCCTTcaaagatgacttttttccaagaagatggctgataaaaagaattaataGCATGCGTGATAGTAACTTAAAGTTGAAGCAGGGGATTGTCATAAGGCTGAAGACTTCTTGAAAATAGGGATTgggatttgtttgctttgaagtTGGTTCATTCATCACAGTTGTGCAGTAGAGTAACTTATGaattttttggttgttttttgctATCTTGGATTAGAATTTAACCCAGTACAGCAGCCACAACTTAATGAAAAAGTGCTAAAGGATAAACGCAAAAAACTCCGTGAGACTTTTGAGCGCATCTTGCGGCTCTACGAGAAGGAGAATCCTGATATCTATAAAGAACTGCGCAAGTTGGAAGTGGAGTATGAGCAGAAGAGATCACAACTCAGCCAGTATTTTGATGCTGTCAAGGTAATGCTTATTGTATTTCAGGCTTGTAACTGTGGTAGTGTATATTATTTGTCTGCTCATTAGGTGTGACAGTTAAAGGAAGGGAATTTTATGAGAGACCAGTGTATGTGTTATGTGGCCCATACTAAGTACTTGTGTTAATCTGCATAGTATCTCCAGTTACAGCATTTCATTGAGGACAGCATTTGTCAAGTCTATTTGTCTCTGATACATTGTTTTAATTCAACATGAAATTACAGGGTGTCCTagtttcggcagggatagagttaactttcttcctagcagctggttagtgctgtgttttggatttaggatgagaagaaTGCTGATAACACgctgatattttagttgttgccaagcagtcaaggacttttcagcttctcatactggcctgccagtGAGAAGGTGGGGgttgcccaagaagctgggaggagacacagccaggatagctgacccagactggccaaagggatattccataccatatgacatcatgctcagtatatgaCTAAGGGAGTTGGCCGGGGAGGGCTGCGGCTCAGAGACTAGCTGAGCATAGGCTCCAGGTGGTGAAAAATTGtcctgtgcatcacttgttttatttattactattattatccttttctgtcctattaaactgtctttatctcaacccatgagttttacctttttcttttttgattctctcccccccccaccaccagcggtggtggtgggggagaGCAAGTGactggctgtgtggttgttttagctgcctgctgggttaaaccacgacacaggGCAAAGGGAAATTTGTTGCAAATCAACAAAtatcagaatttgttttctgtattaaagaGAGAGCGAGCCTGTGAGTGTGCAGTTGATATTTCTGTGAATTTCTGCTAAATCTGTTGCTGGAAACAGTGAGAAACCTTTGGCATTCCTTTAAAGAGCTTTATTTGACATTCTTTCCTACCATATCGGAGCACATAATGTTGCCCAAGTGCAAGTATCTGTaagattttctccttttttttgaaTATGCAGCAGACTGCGATTTGTGCCTCCTGGatacttaaaaaatacaggCATACTTGTCTGCAGCCTCTTCACTTTGGGGACTGAAGGTCTAAAACGAGATGGAAACCTGACTCTTGACTGAAATACTAAAGCCTTTCATGAACGCACTGCATATGCTTTGTTTTATGTTGAAAGCTTTTACTGTTGACTTTTTCCCAAATGTCTTTCATGGACTGCTGCAAGATAACGTGCCCTCAGAATAGGCACCTTTGGCAAGTGACGGCAGGTCCCATATGTTCTGTACTCTGAAAGGTAGTGAGGTTGTGCAGTAGCTTCTGTGGGAGTAAcctgtcctctttttttcccctccccgccccgcttCCCCACAGAACGCTCAGCATGTTGAAGTGGAAAGTATCCCCTTACCAGATATGCCGCATGCTCCCTCCAATATCCTCATACAGGACATTCCCCTTCCAGGGGCCCAACCACCTTCTATCCTCAAGAAGACATCAGCCTATGggtaagcagaaaaagaaagttggaGGAGAAGTAAAAAAGGAGCACTCATTACTGGAGAGGAGCTAGGGGTAGAAACAGAGGTAATACTGACTGGCAGAAATCAGGAATTCTGTATAAGTGAATTGTACTTTCTTTTAACCAAAGCCCTTTTTAATGCTTGCGTACTATTACaggattttgtttaaattgcttTGAGTAATACAGTATGTCTTCTAGTATTTGTCTTTTTGCACATCAGTAAAACTTAAAGCCCTGCCACTTTGAACGTAAAGGTCCCTTAAATTACCATACATGTGTTCTTTTGTCTTGCTAGTGTACTCATTTTAAGCTAGTTTACTCATTTATCAGGTTTCTCATTCTAGTACTagttctttctatttctttctgaatagcCTTCTGTTTCATGTCTTTGTATGAGGTTGCAAACTCCTTGGGACAAATACATACTTTATAAATGTTGATCTTTCTTTTTAGAATGTTGCTGTGTAAGCGATGATGGGTGAAGGCTAAAGAATTCCCTTAAGTgcatatttgctttcatttgtttgtatTCCTGCGTTTCTCATTTCCTCTCTTAATTCCAGACCACCAGTTCGGTCCATTTCTGTACTTCCTCCTCCTGGGCTTGGTGTTCCACGTTTACCTCCAGGCAGGAAGCCCCCTGGACCTCCTCCAGGGCCACCTCCACCTCAGGTCTTACAGATGTATGGTCGTAAAGTGGGTTTCACCTTGGAGATAGGTCCTCGAAGGCGAGAAGAGGAGATTTCTTACAGTTCTGAAGGAGGTAAAGACTTGCCCGTTACTGTCTGGGGTTTTCCCTGACCTCTCTGTTTTGCTATGGATAGTACTGTTGTGAACATAGTGTGCCCTAGACAAGGTGTTCTCTGGCAGTATGGGTGTTAATACTACTTGAAGGACTCTTCTTAGGTGATTGCTTAGGACTCTGCTGAGGTGATTCTAGAATATTTCATAACACCTGCAATTTTGTTATcagctatatttttaaatgctgaaactTCTAGTTACAGCTTTCAGATActtgttttttcattatgttgCACAGATTGGATATTTTCCCATGTAGTCTTAACAAGGCTGAAACATTGTATGTATTAgcccttaaaaagaaaagaagaaaacccacaaaaaccccgCCAACTTTCTCTGAGaagtcttcctttaaaaaaaccaccaccaacaaaaccaccccaacaacaaaccaaactaacccaacaaaaaaacccaaacaaacaaaacaaatgccaaaTTCCAAACCAAGCCTGAGTATGGATTTGGTAGGAGAACCTAGGTGcttctttttaatacagttaCTGTATCTTCCACAGAAACTTTTGTGAATGGGGAGATCAGCTTATTGCATACCAGCAAGGATCAAAGTATTTCAGTAGTGGATGATTGCTGAATAGAAATGAGCTAATGAGTTGCAGGTAGAAGTTGCCTTCACTTGTTTGCTGTGTGAGTTAACCAGCTGGTTAATAGGAAATCTTACAAGTAGACTCtccaaaatattctttaagAATATGTGTTAAACaataaaaaggctgaaaatatgTCCAGGCTATTGCTAGGGGGATTTTTCTAACTGTAGACGTATGCTGGTGTGAAAGATagaatattttgtatttggaGTTTATGCATTTCCTAATACTTTGCTTCCTGCAGGACAGCGAGGGCATGATGACGATATGTCCAGTACCAGTGAAGATGAAGGTTATCCTGAGGATATGGATCAAGACAAGCATGATGAGAGTAGTGATGATAGTGACAGCGACAGGTCAGATGCAGACAGTGAAGGCGAGGACTTCCTGCATCGTGATAATGACAAGGAGAGGGAAGGtggtgaagaaaagaaatcaggtATGATGGGAAGTTACAGACTGAAACTATCTGGAAGTGAAGCATCTTTTCAGATGGACCTGTTTTCTTAACTGTTGAGTTAGCTTACTAAGGTTGCAAGCCATTTTTCACTTGAAGCGTTGAATTGGCAGGGTCCCTACAAAAACTAAGCCTTGGTGTAAAATACAGTCACTCCTTGGTGTCTTGAACAACTAAGATGACTAAATTTCATACTACTAATActtttggctattttttttttcttcattgcttggGGGAGACCAATCGACAAAGAATACTAGGTTAGCAAAACTTCAAATAATCAGTGACCCCCATGTTAACTCTCATGTAAGGAGCATCATTAGGTTAGAATGATGTGTTATCCATACCAGATAGCTTTAAGTCTTCTATCTgacttttattatttccttcccacctcctgccACCCTTGTCCATGCTTTCCTTCCCCCAGGTCATAGTGTACGGTTTGCAGACATGCCTGGGAAGTCacgaaaaaagaaaaagaacatgaaagaaCTGACTCCACTCCAGGCCATGATGTTACGAATGGCAGGTGAGTGAGATGGTTGTATTAAGTGGAGATATGCCAGATCCACTAAGAGTATAAGCTGTGGTTAGGTAtttgttgggatttttaaaattatttttagtctagtagtgtgtgtgttttgcatAGCAGAGTTGAAGTTAAAGTAGCAGCCTAAggtttggtggattttttttttatatatagggattttttcttctaaattttatTGTGCTTAATTTATAAACAATTGCTCAAATGAAATATGAACTTCTTggtgaaaaggaaaggatgagaTTGTCTATGGGGTCAGCCTGTAACCTATAAGGATTAAGGTCcccaaaaatatctttttgcagaaataagctAACCAATAGAGTGAAGACTTTGTTTACTTGTTTTAGTTTTAGAAAGGCACCCCAGTATCTTTCAAAGGTGCTCGAATTTCTTGGACATGGGGATTATGTTTGTTTTGAGGTCATGTCCCTGTTCCTCCTGCAAACTCCCACAAACCATGGATCAAATAGCTGCAGTTCAGGTTGGTGGTAGAAGTTTCAGCTCCCACAGGAGCATATAGCTCTTGGTGATAGAGCTCTGTCGAGAaccgtgatttttttttaatttttttttaattattttctgtttaacaataaaatgtcaggtttttttcctttgaagtacAGTTTATTTTGTGTGCTCAAGTTTCTGATGTTTACAAAGATACTGCCTGTGGACTGATTTTTATAAGTATGTCTCCATTTCCAGGTCAGGAAATTCcagaagaagggagagaagtGGAGGAATATtcagaagaagaggaggaggaagaggaggactcGGAGTCCGAAGAGACAtcacaacaacagcaacaacaactCAGTGAGGAAGCTCTTGCAGAAACTAGGTCATCTACTGCAACTTCCCagacacaacagcagcagccaccttcGCAGCCTGTTCCTCCAACTCAGATACAGGCACCTCCTATGCCTGGGCCACCTCCGCTTGGACCACCTCCAGCCCCTCCACTGAGGCCCCCAGGCCCACCCACTGGCCTTCCTCCTGGCCCTCCACCAGGTGAATAC
This sequence is a window from Balearica regulorum gibbericeps isolate bBalReg1 chromosome 1, bBalReg1.pri, whole genome shotgun sequence. Protein-coding genes within it:
- the WBP11 gene encoding WW domain-binding protein 11 — protein: MGRRSTSSTKSGKFMNPTDQARKEARKRELKKNKKQRMMVRAAVLKMKDPKQIIRDMEKLDEMEFNPVQQPQLNEKVLKDKRKKLRETFERILRLYEKENPDIYKELRKLEVEYEQKRSQLSQYFDAVKNAQHVEVESIPLPDMPHAPSNILIQDIPLPGAQPPSILKKTSAYGPPVRSISVLPPPGLGVPRLPPGRKPPGPPPGPPPPQVLQMYGRKVGFTLEIGPRRREEEISYSSEGGQRGHDDDMSSTSEDEGYPEDMDQDKHDESSDDSDSDRSDADSEGEDFLHRDNDKEREGGEEKKSGHSVRFADMPGKSRKKKKNMKELTPLQAMMLRMAGQEIPEEGREVEEYSEEEEEEEEDSESEETSQQQQQQLSEEALAETRSSTATSQTQQQQPPSQPVPPTQIQAPPMPGPPPLGPPPAPPLRPPGPPTGLPPGPPPGAPPFLRPPGLPGLRGPLPRLLPPGPPPGRPPGPPPGPPPGLPPGPPPRGPPPRLPPPAPPGIPPPRPGMLRPPLVPPLGPAPPGLFPPAPIPNPGVLSAPPSLIQRPKADDTSAATIEKKATATISAKPQITNPKAEITRFVPTALRVRRENKGASAASQRKQDDEPALPLTKAAPKAGSSAPISVQTKDDVYEAFMKEMEGLL